One Chryseobacterium sp. StRB126 genomic region harbors:
- a CDS encoding 1-phosphofructokinase family hexose kinase, producing MKKSILTITLNPSVDKSSSVQNIVSEKKMRCNSPKYEAGGGGINVSRGLKRLGISSDAFFTSGGRTGKLLEDLLQVEQLNVLPFYVEAETRENFTVSDISDKKQYRFVFPGEPLTEGEQKKILNSIEVMDQLADFVVISGSLPVGVDRMFMKQLINRCKTKGSKLIVDSSGEVLKIAAEEGVFLLKPNIGELASLAGKEKLEEIDIDKTAQLIISQGKAEVVVVSLGAQGAVLFSATEKIQIAAPDVEVKSTVGAGDSMVAGMISVLIQGGNYKEVLSMGIACGSATTMVEGTGLFTKENTEHLLIEIKHSSE from the coding sequence ATGAAAAAATCTATTCTAACAATCACATTGAACCCGTCGGTAGATAAAAGCAGCAGTGTTCAAAATATAGTTTCTGAAAAAAAAATGCGTTGTAACTCTCCTAAGTATGAAGCCGGTGGTGGTGGAATTAATGTATCCAGAGGATTAAAGAGGTTGGGGATATCATCAGATGCTTTTTTTACTTCGGGTGGAAGAACCGGCAAGTTGCTGGAAGATTTACTTCAAGTAGAGCAACTGAATGTATTGCCTTTCTATGTTGAGGCTGAAACGCGGGAAAATTTTACTGTTTCAGATATTTCAGATAAAAAACAATACAGGTTTGTATTCCCTGGAGAGCCTTTAACAGAAGGCGAGCAAAAGAAAATTTTAAATAGCATCGAGGTAATGGATCAATTGGCTGATTTTGTAGTAATCAGCGGCAGTCTTCCTGTTGGGGTTGATCGGATGTTTATGAAACAACTTATTAACCGGTGCAAGACAAAAGGCAGTAAGTTAATTGTGGACTCTTCTGGGGAGGTTCTCAAAATAGCTGCGGAAGAAGGTGTGTTTTTATTAAAGCCCAATATAGGAGAGCTAGCTTCTTTAGCAGGAAAAGAAAAGCTGGAAGAAATTGATATAGATAAAACTGCCCAACTGATCATTTCTCAGGGTAAAGCTGAGGTTGTGGTAGTATCATTAGGGGCTCAGGGAGCCGTTTTATTTTCAGCAACTGAAAAAATTCAAATTGCGGCACCAGATGTAGAAGTGAAAAGCACTGTTGGTGCCGGGGATAGTATGGTAGCCGGAATGATTTCCGTTTTAATACAAGGTGGAAATTATAAAGAAGTTCTGTCAATGGGTATAGCTTGTGGATCTGCCACTACAATGGTGGAAGGAACAGGACTTTTTACAAAGGAAAATACAGAGCACTTACTTATTGAAATAAAGCACTCCTCAGAATAG
- a CDS encoding SDR family oxidoreductase — protein sequence MSKTILITGAASGFGKLVAFDLAKKGHKVIATAQVYPQVSNLKREAGEQGIDLIVDKLDVTDARDLAYIHQKYDIDILVSNAGIMQGGPIAEQPLDLIRDMFDVNVFGGLQVAQGFIKKWVEQKKTAKIVFTTSMGELWTVPYVAAYCSSKHAMGAIAEGLKTELAQFNIKIATCNPGVFGTGFNDRGVDSIFRWYNPESNFTPLSAFDGAAESLANQLDPQSMADRMVEVILDDNSNFRNVHPKETEDFVKQLQAEAWTAKS from the coding sequence ATGAGCAAAACTATTTTAATTACAGGGGCAGCCAGTGGATTTGGTAAACTTGTAGCTTTTGATCTAGCAAAAAAAGGACATAAGGTAATTGCAACAGCGCAGGTTTATCCACAGGTAAGTAACCTTAAAAGAGAGGCGGGTGAGCAGGGAATTGATCTTATTGTTGATAAACTGGATGTAACTGATGCGCGTGATCTGGCGTATATTCATCAGAAATATGATATTGATATTTTGGTAAGTAATGCAGGTATTATGCAAGGAGGACCAATAGCAGAACAACCTCTTGATTTGATCCGAGACATGTTTGATGTTAATGTGTTCGGAGGTCTTCAGGTTGCACAAGGCTTTATCAAAAAATGGGTAGAGCAGAAGAAAACTGCAAAGATTGTATTTACAACTTCAATGGGTGAACTATGGACAGTACCATATGTTGCAGCATACTGTTCATCTAAGCATGCTATGGGAGCAATAGCAGAAGGTTTAAAGACAGAGCTGGCACAATTCAATATCAAAATTGCGACGTGTAACCCAGGAGTTTTCGGTACAGGATTTAATGACCGTGGTGTTGATTCTATTTTCCGTTGGTATAACCCTGAATCTAATTTTACCCCACTGTCCGCATTTGATGGTGCTGCAGAATCCTTAGCCAATCAATTAGACCCTCAATCAATGGCTGACCGTATGGTTGAAGTAATTTTAGATGACAACTCCAATTTTAGAAATGTTCATCCAAAAGAAACTGAAGATTTCGTGAAGCAGCTTCAAGCGGAAGCTTGGACTGCAAAAAGCTAA
- a CDS encoding MlaE family ABC transporter permease: protein MERYLKKQLTLVGSITSFSLRFFKEIFKPGFEFKEFIRQCFTVGYQSLPLVTITGFIMGLVLTIQSRPTMARFGAESLIPSMVSLSLIREIAPVITALICAGRVSSGIGAELGSMKVTEQIDAMEVSAINPYRYLVVSRTLATTLMIPLLVIYTDLIGIIGGFIGLNMHSESNLVHYFSHVFESLEYVDILPAIIKTFFFGFFIGIIGCYEGFNASSGTKSVGKAANSAVVLASLMIFIIDLIAVQITDLFFEL from the coding sequence GTGGAAAGATATTTAAAAAAGCAGCTTACTCTTGTAGGTAGTATAACTTCATTCTCTCTCCGTTTTTTTAAAGAAATTTTTAAGCCGGGGTTTGAGTTTAAAGAGTTTATAAGACAATGCTTTACTGTTGGCTACCAGTCTTTACCGCTGGTTACGATAACAGGATTCATCATGGGACTGGTACTTACTATACAATCACGCCCTACTATGGCAAGGTTTGGAGCCGAATCCTTAATCCCCAGTATGGTTTCTTTGTCATTAATAAGAGAGATCGCCCCGGTAATCACAGCATTGATCTGTGCAGGAAGAGTCTCATCAGGTATTGGAGCAGAACTGGGTTCTATGAAAGTCACCGAACAAATTGATGCCATGGAAGTATCTGCCATCAATCCCTATCGCTATCTCGTGGTAAGCAGAACCCTGGCCACAACATTAATGATCCCTCTCTTAGTAATTTATACTGATTTGATCGGAATAATTGGCGGTTTTATTGGGCTTAATATGCATAGCGAAAGTAATTTAGTGCATTATTTTTCTCATGTTTTTGAATCCCTCGAATATGTAGATATACTGCCGGCTATTATAAAAACTTTTTTTTTCGGTTTCTTCATCGGGATTATTGGATGCTATGAAGGATTTAATGCTTCAAGCGGGACAAAAAGTGTAGGAAAAGCAGCAAATTCAGCAGTTGTTTTAGCCTCACTTATGATATTTATCATTGATTTGATAGCAGTACAGATAACCGACCTATTTTTTGAATTATAA
- a CDS encoding helix-turn-helix domain-containing protein translates to MESSREMIFDKLVYSCIYETQRGTEEFYPDHFLGFQLAGETQAFHEQGSITIKENTVVLVRKNQLIRTIKYPSKSGNYKFIAITLDKETLQQYALENKIAIKERYNGKQKLFFEPNEFLHSYFMSLAPYINKTKQATPKLADLKIREAIELLFDSNPDFKYILFDFSKPYAIDLEEFMTNNYMFNVPLETFAKLTGRSISVFKRDFAKVFNCPPKQWIKDKRLEEAYHLIKYKKQKPTHFYLDLGFENLSHFYSSFKLKYGTTTSEIA, encoded by the coding sequence ATGGAATCTTCACGAGAAATGATTTTTGACAAGTTGGTGTATTCATGCATTTATGAAACACAGCGCGGGACAGAGGAATTCTATCCTGACCATTTTTTGGGGTTTCAGCTGGCCGGTGAGACGCAGGCATTCCATGAACAGGGCTCAATAACGATCAAGGAAAATACTGTGGTGCTGGTTAGGAAAAACCAGTTGATCCGTACCATTAAATACCCTTCAAAATCTGGGAACTATAAATTTATTGCGATTACATTGGATAAAGAAACTTTACAGCAGTATGCCTTAGAAAATAAGATTGCGATTAAGGAGCGTTATAATGGGAAACAGAAATTATTTTTTGAACCCAATGAATTTTTACATAGTTACTTTATGTCATTGGCTCCGTATATCAATAAAACAAAGCAGGCTACACCCAAATTGGCCGATTTAAAGATCAGGGAAGCCATCGAGTTGCTTTTTGACAGTAATCCAGATTTTAAATATATTCTGTTTGATTTTTCAAAGCCCTATGCAATTGATCTGGAAGAATTTATGACCAATAATTATATGTTCAATGTTCCTCTGGAAACTTTTGCCAAGCTAACAGGAAGGAGTATTTCTGTCTTTAAGCGTGACTTTGCAAAAGTATTCAATTGTCCGCCAAAACAATGGATCAAAGATAAGCGTTTAGAGGAAGCATACCATCTCATTAAATATAAGAAGCAGAAACCAACCCATTTTTACCTTGATCTGGGATTTGAAAATCTATCTCACTTCTATTCTTCGTTCAAGCTGAAATATGGAACTACAACTTCTGAAATTGCTTAA
- a CDS encoding universal stress protein: MKTILVPTDFSKPSKNAAYYALHLGNTLKANIELCHAFTLPAEDPMFGQVSWPLDAYPELMEGNTRELKKLANALEDKGRVLWREDTFSFHPSISYSCKAGDAVYVINNTADNNNTLLIVMGMQGSGTITRFIFGSNSVRMIKNTKYPLLLIPSDHQYKGLKKIAFSTDMNKKDVRTAQSLIEFAKYFNAELLITYISLNANDSIEDQSYEHKKEFFFKNLDGNICYNCIYSENIDDGLDILKEKDIDMLIMGHQHRGFFDRLMNSSHAARQADQLQIPLLIIPENGNLPF; encoded by the coding sequence ATGAAAACAATTTTGGTGCCCACCGATTTTTCAAAACCATCCAAAAATGCGGCATATTATGCCTTACATTTGGGTAATACTCTGAAAGCGAATATTGAATTATGTCATGCCTTTACGCTGCCGGCAGAAGACCCGATGTTTGGTCAGGTTTCTTGGCCATTAGATGCTTATCCTGAACTTATGGAAGGAAATACCAGAGAACTAAAAAAGCTGGCTAACGCACTGGAAGATAAAGGAAGGGTTTTATGGAGAGAAGATACATTTTCTTTTCATCCTTCAATATCTTATTCATGCAAAGCAGGTGATGCTGTTTATGTAATTAATAATACAGCAGACAATAATAACACTTTACTTATCGTGATGGGCATGCAGGGATCGGGAACAATTACCCGTTTTATCTTTGGCAGCAACAGTGTTAGAATGATTAAAAATACAAAATATCCGCTTCTTTTAATTCCATCAGACCATCAATATAAAGGGTTGAAAAAAATTGCTTTTTCTACGGATATGAATAAAAAAGACGTCAGAACAGCTCAATCATTAATAGAATTTGCCAAGTATTTTAATGCTGAACTTTTGATTACTTATATTTCGTTGAATGCCAATGATAGTATAGAAGACCAATCGTATGAGCATAAAAAAGAATTTTTTTTTAAAAATCTAGACGGGAACATCTGTTATAACTGTATTTACAGTGAGAATATAGATGATGGTTTAGACATATTGAAAGAAAAAGATATTGATATGTTAATAATGGGGCATCAGCACAGAGGTTTTTTTGATCGTTTAATGAATAGCAGCCATGCAGCCAGACAAGCCGATCAGTTGCAAATTCCCTTATTAATAATTCCTGAAAATGGAAACTTGCCTTTTTAA
- a CDS encoding class I fructose-bisphosphate aldolase, whose translation MNYKDILSDLGAEAENLLNFSTPKIVKEQLHIPSPEFIDQIFLQSNRSPQLLKNLAALYNHGHLKNTGYLSILPVDQGVEHTAGASFSTNPLYFDPENIIKLAIEGGCNAIATTFGNLAIMSRKYAHKIPFIVKINHNELLTYPTKYDQIMFGSIKDAWNLGASAVGATIYFGSENSNRQIVEVAEAFERAHELGMPCILWCYTRNNSFKKDAINYEVAADITGQANYLGVTIQADIIKQKLPENNGGFTTINFAKSDPKMYTELSSIHPIDLCRYQVANCFMGRIGLINSGGESKGKSDLTESIRTALINKRAGGTGLILGRKAFQRPFKEGVELLRAIQDIYLDKTITIA comes from the coding sequence ATGAACTACAAAGATATTTTATCAGACTTAGGGGCTGAAGCTGAAAATCTCCTGAATTTTAGTACCCCTAAAATTGTAAAAGAGCAGCTCCATATTCCATCTCCGGAATTTATCGATCAAATATTTCTCCAGAGTAACCGTAGTCCGCAGCTACTTAAAAACCTTGCAGCTCTCTATAACCACGGCCACTTAAAAAATACCGGTTATTTATCCATATTACCGGTAGACCAAGGAGTAGAACATACGGCTGGGGCTTCGTTTTCTACGAATCCCCTATATTTTGATCCTGAAAATATTATAAAACTTGCCATTGAAGGAGGTTGTAATGCCATTGCTACAACCTTTGGGAACCTGGCTATAATGTCCCGGAAATATGCTCATAAAATTCCCTTCATTGTAAAAATAAACCACAATGAACTACTCACCTATCCAACAAAATATGACCAAATTATGTTTGGGAGTATAAAAGATGCCTGGAATCTGGGAGCTAGTGCAGTAGGCGCTACCATTTACTTTGGTTCGGAAAATTCAAATAGACAAATTGTGGAAGTAGCTGAAGCGTTTGAAAGAGCACATGAGTTGGGAATGCCCTGTATTTTATGGTGCTATACCCGTAATAATAGTTTTAAAAAAGATGCTATTAATTATGAAGTTGCTGCCGACATTACAGGCCAGGCCAACTATTTAGGTGTTACCATACAAGCCGATATTATTAAGCAAAAACTACCTGAAAATAATGGTGGTTTTACAACAATCAATTTTGCGAAGAGTGATCCAAAAATGTATACTGAACTCTCTTCTATCCATCCGATCGATCTATGCCGTTATCAGGTTGCAAATTGTTTTATGGGCAGAATTGGACTTATTAACTCCGGAGGGGAATCAAAAGGTAAAAGTGATCTTACAGAATCAATCAGAACAGCCCTAATAAACAAACGAGCAGGAGGTACAGGGTTAATATTAGGCAGGAAAGCTTTTCAACGTCCTTTTAAAGAAGGTGTTGAACTTCTTAGAGCCATACAGGATATTTACCTTGATAAAACAATTACAATAGCATAG
- a CDS encoding ABC transporter ATP-binding protein, producing MKNTENLPAVNDQPAAVAPLIEFKNVYKSYGNNKVLNGISFTIEKGENLILLGRSGSGKSVAVKCLVGLTKVDKGNIIIKGKDITKLNEDELNQIRMKIGFLFQNGALYDSMTVRENLIFTLQHNNKNLTDQEMEAAVIEALQNVGLEEVIDQLPAELSGGMRKRIGLARALIIKPEIIIYDEPTGGLDPITAREIIDLIRNIKIKYNTASIIITHDLICAKYTGDRIIVLKDGIIKAEGSYNDIENNTDNWVKSFFEK from the coding sequence ATGAAGAATACTGAAAATTTGCCTGCCGTGAATGATCAGCCGGCAGCTGTTGCACCCCTGATAGAATTTAAAAATGTCTATAAATCTTATGGAAACAATAAGGTTTTGAACGGCATAAGTTTTACGATTGAAAAAGGAGAAAATCTTATCCTATTGGGAAGATCGGGTTCGGGTAAATCTGTAGCTGTTAAATGCCTGGTAGGACTCACTAAAGTTGACAAAGGAAATATAATCATAAAGGGAAAAGATATCACAAAACTCAATGAGGATGAGCTTAACCAGATCCGAATGAAAATTGGCTTCCTATTTCAAAACGGAGCCTTATATGACTCCATGACTGTGAGAGAAAATTTAATCTTTACATTACAGCATAATAATAAGAATCTCACAGATCAGGAAATGGAAGCTGCCGTTATAGAAGCATTGCAAAATGTAGGATTAGAAGAGGTTATCGATCAATTGCCGGCAGAACTGTCCGGCGGAATGAGAAAAAGAATAGGATTGGCAAGAGCATTAATTATTAAACCGGAAATCATCATTTATGATGAGCCTACAGGAGGATTAGATCCTATTACAGCTCGTGAAATCATTGATCTTATCCGAAACATCAAAATTAAATACAATACTGCCTCTATTATCATAACCCATGATCTGATTTGTGCAAAGTACACCGGTGACAGGATTATAGTACTGAAAGATGGCATCATTAAAGCTGAAGGCAGTTATAATGACATAGAAAACAATACTGATAATTGGGTAAAATCTTTTTTTGAAAAATAA
- a CDS encoding GlcG/HbpS family heme-binding protein has protein sequence MNINYEQSNLILNAAIEKAKSLNLPVSIAVVDTGGHLVAFARLDSVYGVIDFAIKKARTAVMFGVGSDIMGTIIAGAELHSYGMINSNDGLLTIAGGVVIKNKDGVVIGAIGCSGGTTDQDKEVASSGASAIV, from the coding sequence ATGAATATCAATTACGAACAATCAAATTTGATTTTAAATGCAGCAATCGAAAAAGCAAAAAGCTTAAATTTACCTGTAAGTATTGCAGTTGTGGACACAGGAGGTCATTTGGTCGCTTTTGCGAGACTGGACAGTGTGTATGGAGTTATTGATTTTGCGATAAAAAAAGCAAGGACAGCTGTAATGTTTGGTGTGGGCAGTGATATTATGGGGACCATTATTGCAGGAGCAGAACTTCACTCATATGGGATGATTAATTCCAATGATGGGCTTTTGACAATTGCAGGGGGTGTTGTAATTAAAAATAAGGATGGCGTTGTTATCGGTGCCATAGGATGCTCAGGCGGAACGACTGATCAGGATAAAGAAGTTGCAAGTTCCGGAGCTTCTGCAATCGTGTAA
- a CDS encoding BON domain-containing protein codes for MKTNEELQKDVQDAIKWEPMLQSAEIGVIVKDGIVSLTGTVDSYAKKIQAEHTAKNVLGVRVLIENIEVKLPDPRVKTDIEIGQEIIAAFKSNTFIPEDKIIAKVEKGWVDLDGEVAWNYLSDITENAVKYLPGVKGIYNNIIINPEIENTVEKSDIKKALKRSAIDDSDINVSVSGAIVTLTGTVHTWQQREEAERIVWKTPGIQKVKNELQVDYEYNL; via the coding sequence ATGAAAACAAATGAAGAATTACAAAAAGATGTTCAGGATGCCATCAAGTGGGAACCTATGTTACAATCAGCAGAAATTGGAGTTATTGTAAAGGATGGGATTGTTTCATTAACGGGTACTGTTGACAGTTACGCAAAAAAAATACAGGCTGAACATACCGCAAAAAATGTTTTGGGAGTAAGAGTACTGATAGAAAATATCGAAGTAAAATTACCCGATCCCCGGGTAAAAACTGATATTGAAATAGGCCAAGAGATTATTGCCGCATTCAAATCAAACACATTTATTCCTGAAGATAAAATAATCGCAAAAGTAGAAAAGGGATGGGTAGATCTGGATGGTGAAGTAGCCTGGAACTATCTGAGTGATATTACAGAAAATGCAGTAAAGTATCTTCCAGGGGTTAAGGGTATTTATAATAATATCATCATCAATCCCGAAATCGAAAACACCGTTGAAAAAAGTGATATTAAAAAAGCACTGAAGAGGAGCGCCATAGATGATAGTGACATTAATGTATCAGTATCGGGAGCCATAGTGACATTAACCGGAACAGTACATACTTGGCAACAAAGAGAAGAGGCAGAACGTATTGTCTGGAAAACACCGGGCATACAAAAAGTGAAAAATGAATTACAGGTAGATTATGAGTACAATCTGTAA
- a CDS encoding divalent metal cation transporter, translated as MIKVTKKNDLIKRHIPSQYGTLIVSGTVLHTSGITDIGSAADAAKALEPLVYSFPNSGLISKIIFVTGIIGLDILAVPALSASASYAVSEALNWNAGLGFKFKKAEGFYMVIIISTLIGLTINFIGIDQVKTLVYNVVLNGVASVPLLFLIVRLSTNEKIMGEFKGGWLSKGLLWATFIFMASASIAMFFTI; from the coding sequence ATGATCAAAGTCACAAAAAAAAATGACTTAATTAAGCGGCATATTCCCAGTCAGTATGGTACATTGATAGTTAGCGGAACTGTACTGCATACAAGCGGCATAACAGACATTGGCAGTGCGGCAGATGCAGCAAAAGCACTGGAACCTCTGGTATATTCTTTTCCAAATTCCGGACTCATCTCAAAAATTATATTTGTAACAGGGATAATTGGTCTGGATATACTAGCCGTACCAGCACTCTCAGCCTCTGCATCATACGCTGTTTCCGAAGCCCTCAACTGGAATGCAGGCTTAGGGTTCAAATTTAAAAAGGCAGAAGGTTTTTATATGGTTATAATTATTTCTACCCTTATTGGTCTTACCATAAATTTCATTGGTATTGATCAGGTAAAGACTCTTGTTTATAATGTTGTACTAAACGGAGTTGCTTCAGTACCGTTGTTGTTTCTTATCGTAAGACTATCTACAAATGAAAAGATCATGGGTGAGTTCAAAGGAGGCTGGCTTTCTAAAGGGTTACTGTGGGCAACTTTTATCTTCATGGCTTCCGCCTCTATTGCTATGTTTTTCACTATTTAA
- a CDS encoding BON domain-containing protein, translating into MKTNAQLQKSVQDAITWEPLLHAAEIGVTAKDGVVSLTGIVDNYAKKIEAEKAAKKVIGVKVLVDNIKVKIPNSSSKTDIEIADEIVKVFKSNVLIPENMIKVIVEDGQVTLEGEVLWDYQREMTKNALYYLPGVKAIINNIKIKSEIIDAIKQKDVENAMKMNWVVYDSDIHIKVAGTTVTLTGTVNSWHQKEEAGHIAWKTPGIQHVENNLFVDYEYSK; encoded by the coding sequence ATGAAAACAAATGCCCAGCTACAAAAAAGTGTTCAGGATGCCATTACATGGGAACCATTATTACACGCTGCAGAAATTGGAGTTACCGCAAAAGACGGTGTGGTTTCTCTTACAGGAATTGTTGACAATTATGCCAAAAAAATTGAGGCGGAGAAAGCTGCAAAAAAAGTAATTGGAGTAAAAGTATTAGTAGATAATATTAAGGTAAAAATTCCAAATTCCTCATCAAAGACCGATATTGAAATTGCTGATGAAATTGTTAAAGTTTTTAAATCAAATGTATTAATTCCTGAAAATATGATCAAAGTAATTGTTGAAGACGGGCAAGTAACTTTAGAGGGTGAAGTGCTGTGGGATTATCAAAGGGAAATGACAAAAAACGCACTCTACTATCTTCCAGGAGTGAAGGCCATCATCAATAATATTAAAATCAAATCAGAAATAATAGATGCTATTAAACAAAAAGATGTTGAAAATGCAATGAAAATGAACTGGGTGGTGTATGATAGTGATATCCATATAAAAGTAGCCGGCACCACCGTTACTTTAACAGGAACTGTAAATTCCTGGCATCAGAAAGAAGAAGCTGGTCATATTGCCTGGAAAACTCCGGGAATACAACATGTGGAAAATAATTTATTTGTTGATTATGAATATTCTAAATAA
- a CDS encoding MlaD family protein, translated as MSNESSNNWKLGIFVTIGVLLFIITVYFIGVNRNLFGSNFVLRSEFKNVSGLKQGSTVRLSGINIGTVSKIDFVSDSLVLVKLLIEKDVQKYIKTDAVASIASDGLMGDKILIISPGTTSTTIVKDNDMIASYKTIEIDDIFSSVKKSADNTKAITDQLVEFSAKMNNKNSLLTKIMTDQDFAARIDKTIENLQTGSNELVQFTTKLNNKNGTVAKIFTDTKWADNIEKSISNLQKSSGEISIFTSKLNNKNNILSQLSSNDTLAISLDKTIRNLEKSSDELIKFTSKINNDENVLSKLINNPKLGKSVDSTIVNIEKGVGELREIEAAAKNNFLLRGYFNKKKKEAEKQKR; from the coding sequence ATGAGTAATGAATCATCAAACAACTGGAAATTGGGAATTTTTGTCACAATAGGTGTTCTCCTTTTTATAATTACCGTCTATTTTATTGGGGTGAACAGAAACCTGTTTGGCTCTAATTTCGTTCTGCGTTCAGAGTTTAAAAATGTCAGCGGGCTAAAGCAAGGCAGTACGGTTCGTCTATCCGGAATTAACATCGGAACAGTCAGCAAAATAGATTTTGTTTCAGATTCATTGGTTCTGGTAAAGCTATTAATCGAAAAGGATGTTCAGAAATATATAAAAACTGATGCTGTTGCCAGTATAGCATCAGACGGGTTAATGGGCGATAAAATTCTTATTATTTCTCCCGGTACCACTTCCACTACCATCGTGAAGGATAATGATATGATTGCCTCTTATAAAACTATTGAAATAGACGATATCTTTTCCAGTGTAAAGAAAAGTGCTGATAATACAAAAGCAATTACCGATCAGCTTGTTGAGTTCAGTGCAAAAATGAATAACAAAAATAGCCTGTTGACAAAAATAATGACCGATCAGGATTTTGCGGCAAGAATAGACAAAACAATAGAAAATCTGCAAACGGGTTCCAACGAACTGGTACAGTTCACCACAAAATTGAATAATAAAAACGGAACTGTTGCAAAAATATTTACCGATACAAAATGGGCGGACAATATTGAAAAAAGCATTTCTAACCTACAAAAAAGCTCTGGTGAGATAAGTATTTTCACTTCAAAACTCAATAACAAGAATAATATACTCTCTCAATTATCATCCAACGACACGCTGGCAATTTCATTGGATAAAACCATCCGCAACCTTGAAAAAAGCTCCGATGAGCTCATAAAATTCACGTCAAAAATAAATAATGACGAGAATGTTTTATCTAAACTCATTAACAATCCTAAACTTGGAAAATCTGTGGATTCTACCATCGTTAATATTGAAAAAGGGGTCGGTGAATTGAGAGAAATAGAAGCCGCCGCCAAAAATAATTTTTTACTGAGAGGTTATTTCAATAAAAAGAAAAAAGAAGCCGAAAAACAAAAAAGATAG
- a CDS encoding inorganic diphosphatase → MIGNQHPWHDVSPGDDIPRIVTAVIEIPSGSHTKYEIDKVSGFIRLDRILFSSMYYPANYGIIPQTYYTDGDPLDILVLCSESLVPLTVVNARVVGIMEMTDEDKKDHKILAVAENDSSLKHIKDIENIPVYTRNEIQNFFEEYKKLEGKTVKVFGIKGKKEAFSCIEESLSMYMNEIKPKIKNNE, encoded by the coding sequence ATGATTGGAAACCAGCACCCATGGCATGATGTTTCTCCAGGAGACGATATTCCTCGAATAGTAACGGCTGTTATTGAAATACCCAGCGGTAGTCATACGAAATATGAAATTGATAAGGTCTCAGGATTCATCAGATTAGATAGAATTCTTTTTTCTTCCATGTATTATCCTGCCAATTATGGTATTATCCCGCAGACTTATTACACTGATGGAGACCCATTAGATATTCTTGTTTTATGTTCAGAAAGTCTCGTACCGTTAACTGTGGTGAATGCGAGAGTTGTTGGGATCATGGAAATGACCGATGAAGACAAAAAGGATCATAAAATACTGGCGGTGGCCGAAAATGATTCATCCTTGAAGCATATCAAAGATATTGAAAACATTCCTGTTTATACCAGAAATGAGATTCAGAATTTTTTTGAAGAATATAAAAAATTGGAGGGAAAAACCGTAAAGGTATTTGGGATCAAAGGCAAAAAGGAAGCTTTTTCTTGTATTGAAGAAAGTCTATCGATGTATATGAATGAAATTAAGCCTAAAATAAAAAATAACGAGTAA